Proteins encoded within one genomic window of Mauremys mutica isolate MM-2020 ecotype Southern chromosome 11, ASM2049712v1, whole genome shotgun sequence:
- the LOC123343680 gene encoding cartilage intermediate layer protein 1 isoform X2 — protein sequence MGRVNAECDFCMCEDHVLHGMVSLADGAPAAEATVYVQSETLKLLTESDSNGGFRIPGVCPDGKNILKIKKARYATVTVPIPESTKKSSIIHVRLKRADKPYIVKNPVDKVRRIGQSVILCCKAVGNPAPAQYLWYHNGTLLDSSVYKYNSKLVLRNLNIDQAGEYFCKASNDAGSVKSQAAKLSVIASDEASCDPRPESYFIRLPHDCFQNATNSFYYDVGKCPANPCTGKIDQGLQCKDRAIYCCGVSKMEIREISCSGYTLPTKVAAECGCSVCTEIKMTVRGRATAADNGEPIRFGHIYIGNNRISMTGYKGTFSVHIPADTERLVLTFVDRLQKFVNTTKVLPFNKKGGAVFHEIKLLRKKAPVTLESSETNTIPLGDMEGDDPIAELEIPPNTFYRQNGELYTGKVKASVTFLDPRNISLATAAQSDLNYINEEGDMLPLHTYGMFSMDFTDETATESLNAGKVRVHLDSAQVRIPEHLQQMKLWSLNPETGLWEEEGDFKPDQSTRRKREERIFLVGNMEIRERRLFNLDVPESRRCYVKVRAYRSERFLPSEQVEGAVISLINMEPAAGYSSNPRAWGRFDSAVTGPNGACLPAFCDEQRPDAYSAYILASLAGEELEAVPSSPRLNPNAVGVPQPYLNKLNYRRTDHVDPRIKKTAFSITVAKPSPSTAGESNGPIYASENLRECEQAHYSAAHFRFYRVEKDQYDYNTVPFNENDPMSWTEDYQAWWPNPMEYRACYMKVKINGPQEVNIRSRNMGGTHPYTVGKLYGIRDVRTIRDMEQSNLSTVCLEFKCSGMLYDQDRVDRTLVRIIPQGKCYRESVNSMLQEYLVNHLPLAVNNESGEYTMLAPLDPLGHNYGIYTVTDQNPSIAKEIALGRCFDGTSDGTSRVMKSNVGIALTFNCVEREVVQQSIFQYLQNSPRQRERTGIRRQQRDICIGQAKMRRVTQRRSSPRVQCTPTD from the exons ATGGGCCGCGTGAATGCGGAGTGCGATTTCTGCATGTGTGAGGACCACGTACTGCATGGGATGGTCTCCCTTGCAGACGGCGCACCGGCTGCCGAAGCTACTGTTTACGTGCAGTCTGAGACTCTGAAGCTGTTAACGGAGTCTGATAGCAATGGGGGGTTTAGGATTCCTGGAGTGTGCCCTGATGGCAAAAAcattctgaaaataaaaaaggcCAGATACGCCACTGTGACTGTCCCCATACCTGAAAGCACCAAGAAATCCTCAATAATCCACGTGCGTCTGAAAAGAGCAG acaaGCCGTACATTGTAAAGAATCCAGTGGATAAAGTGAGGCGAATAGGGCAAAGCGTGATACTCTGCTGTAAAGCTGTCGGGAATCCAGCCCCTGCTCAATATCTCTG GTACCACAATGGAACTTTGCTGGATTCCTCAGTGTACAAATATAATAGCAAGCTGGTGTTAAGGAACCTGAACATAGACCAGGCAGGAGAGTATTTCTGCAAGGCGAGCAACGATGCAGGGTCTGTGAAATCCCAAGCTGCTAAACTTTCTGTAATAG CAAGCGATGAAGCTTCCTGCGATCCAAGACCTGAAAGCTACTTCATCAGACTCCCACATGACTGTTTCCAAAACGCAACTAACTCCTTCTACTATGATGTTGGTAAATGTCCAGCAAACCCATGCACTGGAAAGATAGATCAAGGGCTCCAGTGCAAAGACCGTGCTATTTACTGCTGTGGGGTCTCCAAAATGGAAATAAGAGAGATATCGTGCAGTGGATACACTCTCCCCACTAAAGTTGCTGCGGAATGTGGCTGTAGCGTGTGCACTGAGATCAAGATGACAGTCCGGGGGAGAGCCACAGCTGCAGATAATGGTGAACCAATAAGGTTTGGCCATATATACATAGGGAACAACAGAATCAGCATGACTGGCTACAAGGGAACCTTCTCTGTCCACATCCCAGCTGACACAGAGAGGCTGGTTCTTACTTTTGTTGACCGCCTACAGAAGTTTGTGAACACAACTAAGGTTTTGCCTTTCAACAAAAAGGGAGGTGCCGTGTTTCACGAGATCAAGTTACTAAGAAAGAAAGCCCCAGTTACGTTAGAGTCCTCTGAAACCAACACGATTCCCTTAGGAGACATGGAAGGGGATGATCCGATAGCTGAACTAGAAATTCCTCCCAATACGTTTTATAGGCAGAATGGTGAACTCTACACAGGCAAAGTGAAAGCCAGTGTTACGTTTCTGGACCCACGAAATATATCACTAGCTACAGCAGCACAAAGTGACCTGAACTACATAAATGAGGAAGGCGACATGCTCCCGCTGCACACATATGGCATGTTTTCCATGGACTTCACTGATGAAACAGCCACCGAGTCTCTTAATGCAGGGAAAGTAAGGGTTCACCTGGACTCTGCGCAGGTCAGGATACCAGAACACCTGCAGCAGATGAAGCTCTGGTCACTGAACCCAGAGACAGGATtgtgggaggaagaaggggacTTCAAACCTGACCAAAGCACACGTCGCAAACGGGAGGAAAGAATTTTCTTGGTTGGGAATATGGAgatcagagagaggaggctcttCAACCTGGACGTCCCAGAGAGCAGAAGGTGTTACGTCAAGGTACGAGCTTACAGAAGTGAGAGATTTCTGCCCAGCGAACAAGTTGAGGGGGCTGTGATTTCCCTTATAAACATGGAGCCTGCAGCAGGTTATTCATCCAACCCTAGAGCATGGGGACGCTTTGACAGCGCAGTCACTGGCCCCAACGGGGCTTGCTTACCAGCCTTCTGCGATGAGCAACGTCCAGATGCCTACTCGGCTTATATCCTGGCAAGCCTGGCGGGAGAAGAACTTGAAGCTGTGCCCTCTTCTCCCCGACTCAACCCTAATGCTGTTGGAGTCCCTCAGCCATATCTCAACAAGCTCAACTACAGGAGGACAGATCACGTGGATCCTAGAATTAAGAAAACTGCCTTCAGTATCACGGTGGCCAAACCAAGTCCGAGCACAGCAGGAGAGAGCAATGGGCCAATCTATGCCAGTGAAAACCTAAGAGAATGTGAGCAAGCGCACTACAGTGCCGCTCATTTCAGATTTTACAGAGTAGAGAAAGACCAGTATGATTACAATACAGTTCCCTTCAATGAAAATGACCCAATGAGTTGGACTGAAGACTACCAGGCTTGGTGGCCCAACCCAATGGAATATAGGGCATGTTATATGAAAGTAAAAATTAACGGACCCCAAGAGGTGAACATAAGATCTCGCAACATGGGTGGCACGCATCCGTACACTGTTGGCAAGCTTTACGGCATCCGAGATGTGCGCACCATTCGAGACATGGAGCAATCAAATCTTTCGACAGTGTGCCTGGAATTTAAGTGCAGTGGCATGCTGTATGACCAAGACCGCGTGGACCGTACACTGGTAAGAATCATTCCTCAAGGAAAGTGCTATAGAGAAAGTGTTAATAGCATGCTCCAGGAATATCTAGTGAACCACCTCCCCCTTGCTGTAAATAATGAGTCCGGTGAATACACGATGTTGGCACCTCTTGACCCTCTTGGACACAATTATGGAATCTACACAGTCACTGACCAGAACCCTAGCATAGCCAAGGAAATAGCACTGGGTAGATGTTTCGATGGCACGTCTGATGGTACTTCCCGAGTTATGAAGAGCAACGTAGGCATAGCATTAACTTTTAACTGTGTTGAAAGAGAGGTGGTGCAACAAAGCATATTCCAGTATCTGCAGAATTCACCTAGGCAGAGAGAAAGAACAGGGATCAGAAGGCAACAAAGAGACATCTGCATTGGCCAGGCCAAGATGAGAAGAGTTACCCAACGCAGAAGTTCACCAAGAGTTCAGTGTACACCTACAGATTAG
- the MTFMT gene encoding methionyl-tRNA formyltransferase, mitochondrial, translating into MRGRLLRAWREGAAAAAAAARGLAELGAPRGKPPWRVLFFGTDEFAAESLRALEAAREPREEPLIDRLEVVTLPSPLPRGLPVKNCAQQFQLPTHDWPDTGPSGQFDVGVVASFGRLLSEDLILQFPYGVLNVHPSYLPRWRGPAPIVHAVLHGDTVTGVTIMQIKPKRFDVGPIIKQERYAVPSQCTAKELEAILSKLGANMLISVLKNLPESLKNKREQPNEGVTFAPKVTIAMSCIKWEEQTPEHILRLQRAIGPTLPLQTLWMGNTVKLLDFVEVHNIRSFADQLLNEHGIVPGSVLYHKLSQTLVVRCKEGWVGVKTVILKKKLTAADFYNGYLHPWFQQNSKTLHGDCRFHTLKLTTVKKTERKGNGSAQYKTKSA; encoded by the exons ATGAGGGGGAGGCTGCTGCGGGCTTGGCGGgagggagccgccgccgccgccgccgccgcccgcggGCTGGCCGAGCTCGGGGCCCCCCGGGGGAAGCCCCCGTGGCGGGTCCTGTTCTTCGGCACCGACGAGTTCGCCGCCGAGTCCCTGAGGGCGCTGGAGGCCGCCAG ggagcccagggaggagccGCTCATAGACAGGCTGGAGGTGGTGACCCTGCCATCCCCTTTGCCGAGGGGTCTTCCTGTGAAAAACTGCGCccagcagttccagctcccaaCCCACGACTGGCCGGATACAGGACCCAGTGGCCAGTTTGATGTCGGGGTGGTGGCATCGTTTGGGCGCCTTCTGAGTGAGGACCTCATTCTTCAGTTTCCATA TGGCGTGTTGAATGTCCATCCCAGCTATCTCCCAAGGTGGCGTGGCCCAGCACCAATAGTCCACGCAGTGCTTCATGGTGATACAGTAACTGGGGTGACAATTATGCAAATTAAGCCTAAAAG atttGATGTAGGTCCAATTATTAAGCAGGAAAGGTATGCTGTTCCTTCCCAGTGCACAGCAAAGGAACTAGAAGCAATATTATCAAAGTTGGGTGCGAACATG ctcatttcagttttgaaaaacttacctgaaagtttaaaaaacaaaagagagcaaCCAAATGAAGGAGTAACATTCG CTCCTAAAGTCACTATTGCTATGAGTTGTATAAAATGGGAAGAACAAACTCCTGAGCACATACTACGACTACAACGTGCCATAGGACCTACG CTTCCATTGCAGACATTGTGGATGGGAAATACTGTTAAACTTCTGGATTTTGTGGAAGTGCATAACATCCGCAGCTTTGCTG ATCAGCTATTAAATGAACATGGAATTGTTCCCGGATCAGTATTATACCATAAATTGTCACAGACATTGGTGGTACGTTGCAAG GAAGGCTGGGTTGGAGTCAAAACTGTCATCTTAAAGAAGAAGCTTACAGCTGCTGACTTCTATAATGGGTACTTACATCCCTGGTTCCAGCAGAATTCAAAAACGCTTCATGGGGATTGCAGATTTCACACTCTCaaacttaccacagtgaagaagactgaaagaaaaggaaatggtagtgcacaatataaaacaaaaagtgCATGA